In a genomic window of Ralstonia nicotianae:
- a CDS encoding TetR/AcrR family transcriptional regulator codes for MARPGAGDTKNRILEATELLFIEFGYEAMSLRQITARAKVNLAAVNYHFGSKEALMQSVLGRRLDPLNTRRLALLTACEERWPQRLSCEHVLGALFVPALQMARTPDTGGPAFLRLMGRVYSDTSPFVQNYLLGHYAPVFDRFFEAFSRTLPGLPRAELGWRLHFALKALAGVLAGDDLNNLLPLFTQGKPMNDATLLARLTALVVATLNAPLPGDEAGALDQVVELAEVQPPASTAPADDDSTGNGGGGADRGTERAGSPPHAAPFSGDPFGRTAASRADAGAARNDTADDDSDNVDGSSTAPQATPSARTRALAIRRSNAARAIFPANPMRPWRSPGA; via the coding sequence ATGGCCCGTCCTGGCGCAGGAGACACCAAGAACCGCATTCTGGAAGCCACCGAACTGCTGTTCATCGAGTTCGGCTACGAGGCGATGTCGTTGCGGCAGATCACGGCGCGCGCTAAGGTCAACCTGGCCGCCGTCAACTATCACTTCGGCAGCAAGGAAGCGCTGATGCAGTCAGTGCTCGGCCGCCGGCTCGACCCGCTCAACACGCGCCGGCTGGCGCTGCTGACCGCGTGCGAGGAGCGCTGGCCGCAGCGGCTGAGCTGCGAGCATGTGCTGGGCGCGCTGTTCGTGCCCGCGCTGCAGATGGCGCGCACCCCCGACACCGGCGGCCCCGCCTTCCTGCGGCTGATGGGCCGCGTGTATTCCGATACGTCGCCGTTCGTGCAGAACTATCTGCTCGGCCACTATGCGCCCGTCTTCGACCGCTTCTTCGAAGCGTTCTCGCGCACGCTGCCGGGCCTTCCCCGCGCCGAGCTCGGCTGGCGGCTGCATTTCGCGCTCAAGGCGCTGGCCGGCGTGCTGGCCGGCGATGACCTCAACAACCTGCTGCCGCTGTTCACGCAGGGCAAGCCGATGAACGATGCGACCCTGCTGGCGCGCCTGACCGCGCTGGTGGTGGCCACGCTCAACGCGCCGCTGCCGGGCGACGAGGCGGGCGCGCTGGACCAGGTGGTGGAACTGGCCGAGGTCCAGCCCCCCGCATCCACGGCGCCGGCGGACGACGATTCCACCGGCAACGGGGGCGGCGGCGCGGACCGAGGCACCGAGCGCGCCGGCAGCCCGCCGCATGCCGCGCCCTTCTCCGGCGACCCGTTCGGCCGGACCGCGGCATCGCGCGCCGACGCCGGGGCCGCACGCAACGACACAGCCGACGACGACAGCGACAACGTGGATGGCAGCAGCACCGCGCCGCAGGCCACACCCTCCGCGCGGACCCGTGCCCTGGCGATCCGCCGCAGCAACGCGGCCCGCGCCATCTTCCCGGCCAATCCGATGCGGCCCTGGCGCAGCCCCGGCGCCTGA
- a CDS encoding acyl-CoA dehydrogenase has translation MTIWIVLLCIGALGLASMEAPALAWLAGTAVWLAAGAWLGLAGPVATAVLAIVLVLPALLLTLKPLRRALVTRPVLATFRAILPEMSQTERDAIEAGTVWWDAELFSGRPDWKRLRAAPAPQLTPEEQAFLDIETGKLCDLANDWESTQVWQDLSPEAWAYAKQAGFLGMIIPREYCGKGFSAYAHSQVVMKLATRCSAAAVSVMVPNSLGPAELLLHYGTDAQKAYYLPRLARGEEIPCFALTNAYAGSDAAAIPDVGVVCRGLHEGRETLGLRVTWSKRYITLGPIATVLGLAFRVVDPDGLLGDDKAPGITCALIPTRHPGVNIGRRHWPLNAVFQNGPNWGKDVFIPIDWVIGGQAQVGRGWRMLMECLAAGRAISLPSSNVGMAKLAVRATGAYAAVRRQFRTPIGQFEGIREALGRMGGNLYTMDAARRLSALAVDLGEKPSVISAMAKYHVTERARDVINDAMDIVGGKGICMGPNNFLARAYQQIPIAITVEGANIMTRCLIIFGQGVIRCHPYVLREMTAAQGADSPASLRAFDAALFGHGAFVAGNLVRALLHALSGGRATAAPSDAAPALRRYYRAVNRFSTALALLADVSMFTLGGTLKRRESLTGRLGDILSQLYLVSAVLKRFEDDGRPADDAALAHWSAQDALARAYDALDGVLANFPNRAVAGVLRMLTFPFGSPYRRPADALSARVAELVQTPGAARDRLLADSYCPAPETDPIAYGEAAFRLQPAVDAIERRLKPAIRAGKLAPVPQSLPEFEAWTAQALAQHLIDEEERARLCDYARYGEHAVAVDDFPPDFNLLADLQRRKAALEALQAAGQHAA, from the coding sequence ATGACGATCTGGATCGTCCTGCTCTGCATCGGCGCGCTCGGGCTCGCCAGCATGGAAGCCCCGGCGCTGGCGTGGCTGGCGGGCACGGCCGTCTGGCTCGCGGCCGGCGCGTGGCTCGGCCTGGCGGGCCCGGTGGCGACTGCCGTGCTGGCCATCGTGCTGGTGCTGCCCGCCCTGCTGCTCACGCTCAAGCCGCTGCGCCGCGCGCTGGTCACGCGGCCGGTACTGGCGACGTTCCGCGCGATCCTGCCGGAGATGTCGCAGACCGAGCGCGACGCCATCGAAGCCGGCACGGTGTGGTGGGATGCCGAACTGTTCTCCGGCCGCCCCGACTGGAAACGGCTGCGCGCGGCCCCGGCGCCACAGCTGACGCCGGAGGAGCAAGCCTTCCTCGACATCGAGACCGGGAAGCTGTGCGACCTCGCCAACGACTGGGAGAGCACGCAGGTCTGGCAGGACCTGTCGCCCGAAGCGTGGGCCTATGCCAAGCAGGCCGGCTTCCTCGGCATGATCATCCCCAGGGAATACTGCGGCAAAGGGTTCTCGGCCTATGCGCACTCGCAGGTGGTGATGAAGCTGGCGACGCGCTGTTCGGCGGCGGCGGTGTCGGTGATGGTGCCGAACTCGCTGGGCCCGGCCGAGCTGCTGCTGCACTACGGCACCGACGCGCAGAAGGCCTACTACCTGCCGCGCCTGGCGCGCGGCGAGGAGATCCCCTGCTTCGCGCTGACCAACGCCTACGCCGGCTCGGACGCCGCCGCCATCCCCGATGTGGGCGTGGTCTGCCGCGGCCTGCACGAGGGCCGCGAGACGCTCGGCCTGCGCGTGACCTGGAGCAAGCGCTATATCACGCTCGGGCCGATCGCGACGGTGCTGGGGCTGGCCTTCCGCGTGGTCGATCCGGACGGCCTGCTGGGCGACGACAAGGCGCCCGGCATCACCTGCGCGCTGATCCCGACGCGGCATCCGGGCGTCAACATCGGCCGCCGCCACTGGCCGCTCAACGCGGTGTTCCAGAACGGCCCGAACTGGGGCAAGGATGTGTTCATCCCGATCGACTGGGTGATCGGCGGGCAGGCGCAGGTGGGGCGCGGCTGGCGCATGCTGATGGAATGCCTGGCGGCGGGCCGCGCGATCTCGCTGCCGTCGTCCAACGTCGGGATGGCCAAGCTGGCGGTGCGCGCGACCGGCGCCTATGCCGCCGTGCGCCGGCAGTTCCGCACGCCCATCGGGCAGTTCGAGGGCATCCGGGAGGCGCTGGGCCGCATGGGCGGCAACCTCTACACGATGGATGCGGCGCGCCGGCTGTCGGCGCTGGCGGTGGACCTGGGCGAGAAGCCGTCGGTCATCTCCGCCATGGCCAAGTACCACGTCACCGAGCGCGCCCGCGACGTGATCAACGATGCCATGGACATCGTCGGCGGCAAGGGCATCTGCATGGGGCCGAACAACTTCCTGGCGCGCGCGTACCAGCAGATTCCGATCGCCATCACGGTGGAGGGCGCCAACATCATGACGCGCTGCCTGATCATCTTCGGCCAAGGCGTGATCCGCTGCCACCCGTACGTGCTGCGCGAGATGACGGCCGCGCAAGGCGCCGATTCGCCCGCGAGCCTGCGCGCCTTCGACGCGGCGCTGTTTGGCCACGGCGCCTTCGTCGCCGGCAACCTGGTGCGTGCGCTGCTGCATGCGCTGTCGGGCGGGCGCGCGACGGCGGCGCCATCGGATGCCGCGCCGGCGCTGCGCCGCTACTATCGGGCCGTCAACCGCTTCTCGACCGCGCTGGCGCTGCTGGCCGATGTGTCGATGTTCACGCTGGGCGGCACGCTCAAGCGCCGCGAGAGCCTCACCGGGCGGCTGGGCGACATCCTCTCGCAGCTGTACCTGGTGAGCGCCGTGCTCAAACGCTTTGAAGACGACGGCCGGCCGGCCGACGATGCGGCGCTGGCGCACTGGTCGGCGCAGGACGCGCTGGCCCGCGCCTACGACGCGCTCGACGGCGTCCTGGCGAACTTCCCGAACCGCGCCGTGGCCGGCGTGCTGCGCATGCTGACCTTCCCGTTCGGCTCGCCGTATCGCCGGCCGGCGGATGCGCTGTCGGCGCGGGTCGCCGAGCTGGTGCAGACGCCGGGCGCGGCGCGCGATCGCCTGCTCGCCGATTCATACTGCCCGGCGCCCGAGACCGACCCGATCGCCTACGGAGAAGCCGCCTTCCGCTTGCAGCCGGCGGTCGATGCGATCGAACGGCGCTTGAAACCCGCCATCCGCGCGGGCAAGCTTGCGCCCGTGCCGCAGAGCCTGCCCGAGTTCGAAGCGTGGACCGCGCAGGCCCTGGCGCAACACCTGATCGACGAGGAAGAGCGCGCCCGCCTCTGCGACTATGCCCGCTATGGCGAGCACGCCGTCGCCGTGGACGACTTCCCGCCCGACTTCAACCTGCTGGCCGACCTGCAGCGCCGCAAAGCCGCGCTGGAGGCCCTGCAAGCGGCCGGGCAGCATGCCGCCTGA
- a CDS encoding 3-oxoacyl-ACP reductase, protein MQDKYLDFVRSGFGKWLSTNLGLPQPVPLRRHRPGEPEFAGPFLVGAAPGGALRETLAALFAGMGVPTRFHDSHPEWLGAANRQGQITGRFVAPTGQEGEASDRLGGIVFDATGIASTEGLEALYTVFHDGVRAIGRCGRVVVIGRPPEGCAAPQAAIVQRALEGLTRSLGKEIRRGCTVQLVYVAEGAEPAAASTLRFLLSARSAYVSGQVVRVRPATAATVDWQQPLAGRTALVTGASRGIGAAIAQVLARDGARVLCLDVPAAQPALDGVARAIGGEALAYDIAEAETPARLARQLAAMGGIDILVHNAGITRDKTIARMTEAAWRSVLDINLAAQQRINDALLAAGALHAGGAIVCVSSISGIAGNPGQTNYATAKAGVIGLVQACAPLLAERGITINAVAPGFIETQMTAAVPFAIREAGRRMNAMAQGGQPVDVAEAIAWLACPASNGVTGNVVRVCGQSLLGA, encoded by the coding sequence ATGCAAGACAAGTATCTCGATTTCGTCCGTTCCGGCTTCGGCAAATGGCTGTCGACCAACCTCGGCCTGCCGCAGCCGGTCCCGCTGCGCCGCCATCGCCCCGGCGAACCCGAATTCGCCGGCCCCTTCCTGGTGGGCGCGGCGCCGGGCGGGGCACTGCGCGAGACGCTGGCCGCGCTGTTCGCCGGGATGGGCGTGCCGACGCGCTTCCACGACAGCCACCCCGAATGGCTGGGCGCCGCCAACCGGCAGGGGCAGATCACTGGCCGCTTCGTCGCGCCCACGGGCCAGGAAGGCGAGGCGTCCGACCGCCTCGGCGGCATCGTGTTCGACGCGACGGGCATCGCATCGACCGAGGGGCTGGAGGCGCTGTACACCGTGTTCCACGACGGCGTGCGCGCGATCGGCCGCTGCGGGCGCGTGGTGGTGATCGGCCGGCCGCCCGAGGGCTGCGCGGCGCCGCAGGCGGCGATCGTCCAGCGCGCGCTGGAAGGGCTGACGCGCTCGCTCGGCAAGGAGATCCGGCGCGGCTGCACGGTGCAGCTGGTCTATGTGGCCGAGGGCGCGGAGCCTGCGGCGGCGTCCACGCTGCGCTTCTTGCTGTCGGCGCGTTCGGCCTACGTGTCGGGGCAGGTGGTGCGCGTGCGGCCGGCAACGGCGGCCACGGTGGACTGGCAACAGCCGCTCGCCGGACGCACGGCGCTGGTGACCGGGGCGTCGCGCGGCATCGGCGCGGCCATCGCGCAGGTGCTGGCGCGCGACGGCGCGCGCGTGCTGTGCCTCGATGTGCCGGCCGCGCAGCCGGCGCTCGACGGCGTCGCCAGGGCCATCGGCGGCGAGGCGCTCGCCTACGACATCGCCGAGGCCGAGACGCCCGCGCGCCTGGCCCGACAGCTCGCGGCGATGGGCGGCATCGACATCCTGGTCCACAACGCCGGCATCACGCGCGACAAGACCATCGCCCGCATGACCGAAGCCGCGTGGCGCAGCGTGCTGGACATCAACCTCGCCGCGCAGCAGCGCATCAACGACGCGCTGCTCGCCGCCGGCGCGCTGCATGCGGGCGGCGCGATCGTCTGCGTGTCGTCGATCAGCGGCATCGCGGGCAACCCCGGGCAGACCAACTACGCCACCGCCAAGGCCGGCGTGATCGGCCTGGTGCAGGCCTGCGCCCCGCTGCTGGCCGAGCGCGGCATCACCATCAATGCCGTGGCGCCGGGCTTCATCGAGACGCAGATGACGGCGGCGGTGCCGTTCGCCATCCGCGAGGCGGGCCGGCGCATGAATGCGATGGCCCAGGGCGGACAGCCGGTGGACGTGGCCGAAGCCATCGCGTGGCTCGCCTGCCCGGCCTCGAACGGCGTGACCGGCAACGTCGTGCGGGTGTGCGGGCAAAGCCTGCTCGGGGCGTAG
- a CDS encoding AMP-binding protein: protein MTTAAERSRLADRIWLQSYPEGVPAEIDPERYRSLVEVFRESVLKYRGRAAYVSIGTEMTYGECETLATRFAAWLQACGVRKDDRVAIMLPNSLQYPVCLFGTLLAGAIVVNVNPLYTASELAHQLRDSGAQTIVVLENFARTLEQALPGTGVRNIVLTGIGDLLGGALNLKGRALNFAMRHMRKQVPPHRLPSPIRLRDALAEGGTHALQPVPLGPQDIAFLQYTGGTTGVAKGAMLTHRNIVANLQQAEVWSQGMLSGEVQTNVTLLPLYHIFSLTVNLLMLMTLGGRNILIANPRDTRRVLFLLRRERFSCIAGVNTLFNALLEDPGFARRDFSAMKITIGGGMAVQRAIAQRWKQVTGHTIVEGYGLTECSPVVTMNPPDIAELTGSIGLPMPSTEVRFMRDDGSSAPVGEPGELQVRGPQVMHGYWQRAEETARAMSTDGWFSTGDIGVMDARGYIRLIDRKKDMILVSGFNVYPNEIEDVIALHPDMLEVAAIGVPDPVAGERVKVIVVPRGDALTEAALLAHCRAHLTGYKVPRFVEFRREGLPKSAVGKILRRALRDSDPDIQRARAARA from the coding sequence ATGACCACCGCTGCCGAACGCAGCCGCCTGGCCGACCGCATCTGGCTGCAGTCGTACCCCGAGGGCGTGCCGGCGGAGATCGACCCCGAGCGCTACCGCTCGCTGGTCGAGGTGTTCCGCGAATCGGTGCTGAAGTACCGCGGCCGCGCCGCCTATGTCAGCATCGGCACCGAGATGACCTACGGCGAATGCGAGACGCTGGCCACGCGCTTCGCCGCCTGGCTGCAGGCGTGCGGCGTGCGCAAGGACGACCGCGTGGCGATCATGCTGCCCAACAGCCTGCAATATCCGGTATGCCTGTTCGGCACGCTGCTGGCCGGCGCCATCGTGGTCAACGTCAATCCGCTCTACACCGCGTCGGAGCTTGCGCACCAGTTGCGCGACTCGGGCGCGCAGACCATCGTGGTGCTGGAGAACTTCGCCCGCACGCTGGAGCAGGCGCTGCCGGGCACCGGCGTGCGCAACATCGTGCTCACCGGCATCGGCGACCTGCTGGGCGGCGCCCTCAACCTCAAGGGCCGCGCGCTGAACTTCGCGATGCGCCACATGCGGAAGCAGGTGCCGCCGCACCGCCTGCCCTCGCCGATCCGGCTGCGCGACGCCCTGGCCGAAGGCGGCACGCACGCGCTGCAGCCGGTGCCGCTCGGCCCGCAGGACATCGCCTTCCTGCAATACACCGGTGGCACCACCGGCGTGGCCAAGGGGGCAATGCTGACCCACCGCAACATCGTCGCCAACCTGCAGCAGGCCGAGGTGTGGTCCCAGGGCATGCTGTCGGGCGAGGTGCAGACCAACGTCACGCTGCTGCCGCTCTATCACATCTTCTCGCTCACGGTGAACCTGCTGATGCTCATGACCCTGGGCGGGCGCAATATCCTGATCGCCAATCCGCGCGACACCCGGCGGGTGCTGTTCCTCCTGCGCCGCGAGCGGTTCTCGTGCATCGCGGGCGTCAACACGCTGTTCAACGCGCTGCTGGAGGATCCCGGGTTCGCCCGGCGCGATTTCTCGGCCATGAAGATCACCATCGGCGGCGGCATGGCGGTGCAGCGGGCCATCGCCCAGCGCTGGAAACAGGTGACCGGCCACACTATCGTAGAGGGCTATGGACTCACGGAGTGCTCGCCAGTGGTGACAATGAACCCGCCCGACATCGCCGAGCTCACCGGCTCGATCGGGCTGCCGATGCCGTCCACCGAGGTGCGCTTCATGCGCGACGACGGCAGCAGCGCGCCGGTGGGCGAGCCGGGCGAACTGCAGGTGCGCGGCCCGCAGGTGATGCACGGCTACTGGCAGCGCGCCGAAGAGACCGCCAGGGCGATGAGCACCGACGGCTGGTTCTCCACCGGCGACATCGGCGTGATGGACGCGCGCGGCTACATCCGCCTGATCGACCGCAAGAAGGACATGATTCTGGTCTCCGGCTTCAACGTGTACCCCAACGAGATCGAAGACGTGATCGCACTGCACCCCGACATGCTGGAAGTGGCCGCCATCGGGGTGCCCGACCCGGTGGCCGGCGAGCGCGTGAAGGTCATCGTGGTGCCGCGCGGCGATGCGCTCACCGAAGCCGCCCTGCTGGCGCACTGCCGCGCCCACCTGACCGGCTACAAGGTGCCGCGCTTCGTCGAGTTCCGCCGCGAGGGCCTGCCCAAGTCGGCCGTCGGCAAGATCCTGCGCCGCGCGCTGCGCGACAGCGATCCGGACATCCAGCGCGCCCGCGCTGCCCGGGCCTGA
- a CDS encoding DUF1571 domain-containing protein produces the protein MQIRPLAAAMLLAWAACAWAQPRSAPDGDASGAAAQAPQAVAAFAAMDTSAQAAWLGAHVRDGSLAGWPDAEVLAMARAMRPDTLARWLRAEVAGLPEYAYRIRRQERVKDHWQRQPSIMDIRYRDAPRQVYARWLKGGAHAGQEILYDETIRKDEVLGHLGGLLGFATLWSALDGPIVRAQSNHTARELGLQFIVDTLERDGRAYAAAGRSGRFDEARIVTEGGLRMLRLTWDAPAGPPAFYAKRVRLYFDLRHPWVRAEDAWDESGRQLEKIVIENVTRKTWNDQTFDPKNPEYKF, from the coding sequence ATGCAGATCCGCCCGCTCGCCGCCGCCATGCTCTTGGCCTGGGCGGCCTGCGCCTGGGCCCAGCCGCGGTCCGCGCCCGACGGCGATGCCTCCGGGGCCGCCGCGCAAGCACCGCAGGCCGTCGCCGCGTTCGCCGCAATGGACACGTCGGCGCAGGCGGCCTGGCTCGGCGCGCACGTGCGCGACGGCAGCCTGGCCGGCTGGCCCGATGCAGAAGTCCTCGCCATGGCCCGCGCCATGCGGCCCGACACCCTGGCACGCTGGCTGCGCGCCGAGGTCGCCGGGCTGCCCGAATATGCCTACCGGATACGGCGCCAGGAGCGCGTCAAGGACCACTGGCAACGCCAGCCCTCGATCATGGACATCCGCTACCGCGACGCGCCGCGCCAGGTCTACGCGCGCTGGCTCAAGGGCGGCGCCCACGCCGGGCAGGAGATCCTCTACGACGAGACCATCCGCAAGGACGAAGTGCTCGGCCACCTGGGCGGCCTGCTCGGCTTCGCGACCCTCTGGAGCGCGCTGGACGGCCCAATCGTCCGGGCGCAGTCGAACCACACGGCGCGCGAGCTCGGCCTGCAGTTCATCGTCGATACGCTCGAGCGCGACGGCCGGGCCTACGCGGCGGCCGGACGCAGCGGCCGCTTCGACGAGGCCCGGATCGTCACCGAGGGCGGCCTGCGCATGCTGCGGCTGACCTGGGACGCCCCCGCCGGTCCGCCCGCGTTCTACGCCAAGCGCGTGCGCCTGTATTTCGACCTCAGGCACCCCTGGGTGCGCGCCGAAGACGCATGGGACGAATCGGGCCGGCAGCTGGAGAAAATCGTGATTGAAAACGTCACGCGCAAGACCTGGAACGACCAGACTTTCGACCCGAAAAATCCGGAATACAAATTTTAA
- a CDS encoding IS5-like element IS1421 family transposase (programmed frameshift), translated as MARKKISNELWKALQPLLPVVEPSTKGGRPRVDDRAALNGILFVLHTGIPWEDLPKELGFGSGMTCWRRLREWQANGVWERLHLALLKRLREHDQIDWSRASVDGATVAKPPGGEQTGPNPTDRGKLGSKRHLVVDRRGVPLALMVTGANRHDSVVFEVLVDAIPSVPGLDGRPRCRPDKLHADKGYDFARCRRHLRKRGMTPRIARRGIEKNDRLGKHRWVVERTHAWLAGFGKLRIRFERSLQTHLALLTLACAVICGRFVDRFC; from the exons ATGGCACGAAAGAAGATCAGCAATGAACTGTGGAAGGCATTGCAACCGCTGCTGCCGGTTGTGGAGCCTTCGACCAAAGGCGGTCGTCCGCGCGTGGATGATCGGGCGGCGCTCAACGGCATCCTGTTTGTTCTGCATACCGGTATCCCGTGGGAAGACCTGCCTAAAGAACTGGGCTTTGGCAGCGGCATGACGTGCTGGCGTCGCCTGCGGGAGTGGCAGGCCAACGGCGTTTGGGAGCGGCTGCATTTGGCTCTGCTCAAGCGCCTACGCGAACACGACCAGATTGACTGGAGCCGAGCCAGTGTCGACGGTGCAACGGTGGCCA AGCCCCCGGGGGGCGAGCAGACGGGGCCGAATCCAACAGATCGCGGCAAGCTCGGTAGCAAGCGCCATCTCGTCGTAGATCGGCGCGGCGTGCCGTTGGCGCTGATGGTCACCGGTGCCAATCGTCACGACTCGGTGGTGTTCGAGGTGCTCGTTGACGCCATCCCGAGCGTGCCAGGACTCGATGGCCGCCCGCGATGCCGCCCCGACAAGCTTCACGCGGATAAGGGATACGACTTCGCGCGATGCCGCCGGCATCTGCGCAAGCGGGGCATGACTCCCCGGATCGCTCGCCGTGGCATCGAGAAGAACGACCGGCTCGGCAAGCATCGCTGGGTGGTCGAACGCACCCATGCCTGGCTTGCTGGATTCGGCAAGTTGCGCATTCGTTTCGAGCGTTCTCTTCAGACTCACCTCGCTTTGCTCACCCTGGCTTGCGCCGTCATCTGCGGACGATTTGTTGATCGGTTTTGTTAG
- a CDS encoding NAD(P)/FAD-dependent oxidoreductase, whose amino-acid sequence MTQPSIAIVGAGIAGVACANALAAEGISATVYERGGGVGGRLATRVLPEGAPTHAFDHGAQSFNVRTEAFRRAVDAARRQGLVMPWPARWGHRTADGLQADTRDEARYVGQPGMSALVRSLATPLDVRLGHAVTRVAHAGKGWTLHRDGADAAQADLVVLALPAPELPALFDDGGAPATLRDAIAPVRYAPCWALMMGFAQPLPLPYDGIRIDDDMLAWAARDNTKPGRVMVDESWVVHASPGWSAAHAGDTPEQALHAMHARFAEAFPGTPEPTVMAAHLWPYALVEQSAGTPCLWDAASRLGACGDWCEGPRVEAAFLSGVALAAKIAEAL is encoded by the coding sequence ATGACCCAGCCTTCCATCGCCATCGTCGGAGCCGGCATTGCCGGCGTAGCCTGTGCCAACGCGCTCGCCGCGGAGGGCATTTCCGCCACCGTCTACGAGCGCGGCGGCGGCGTGGGCGGCCGGCTGGCGACGCGGGTGCTGCCGGAAGGCGCCCCGACCCACGCCTTCGACCACGGCGCTCAGTCGTTCAACGTGCGCACCGAAGCCTTCCGCCGCGCCGTGGACGCCGCCCGCCGCCAGGGCCTGGTGATGCCCTGGCCGGCCCGCTGGGGCCACCGCACGGCCGACGGCCTGCAGGCCGATACGCGCGACGAGGCCCGCTACGTCGGCCAGCCCGGCATGAGCGCGCTGGTGCGCAGCCTGGCCACCCCGCTGGACGTGCGCCTCGGCCATGCCGTCACGCGCGTCGCGCACGCGGGCAAGGGGTGGACGCTGCATCGCGACGGCGCCGATGCCGCGCAGGCCGACCTGGTCGTGCTTGCGCTGCCCGCGCCCGAGCTGCCGGCCCTGTTCGACGATGGCGGCGCGCCGGCCACGCTGCGCGACGCCATCGCGCCGGTCCGCTACGCGCCGTGCTGGGCGCTGATGATGGGATTCGCCCAGCCGCTGCCCCTGCCCTATGACGGCATCCGCATCGACGACGACATGCTGGCCTGGGCCGCCCGCGACAACACCAAGCCGGGCCGCGTGATGGTCGACGAATCCTGGGTGGTGCACGCCTCGCCCGGCTGGTCGGCGGCGCACGCGGGCGATACGCCCGAACAGGCGCTGCACGCCATGCACGCCCGCTTCGCCGAGGCCTTCCCCGGCACGCCCGAGCCCACCGTCATGGCCGCGCACCTGTGGCCGTACGCGCTGGTGGAGCAGTCCGCCGGCACCCCGTGCCTCTGGGACGCCGCCAGCCGCCTGGGTGCCTGCGGCGACTGGTGCGAGGGGCCGCGCGTGGAGGCCGCCTTCCTGAGCGGTGTGGCATTGGCCGCAAAGATCGCCGAAGCGCTATAG
- the miaB gene encoding tRNA (N6-isopentenyl adenosine(37)-C2)-methylthiotransferase MiaB, with product MKKVFIKTFGCQMNEYDSDKMADVLNAAEGLVPTDTPEDADVILFNTCSVREKAQEKVFSDLGRVKALKARNPDLVVGVGGCVASQEGASIVARAPYVDVVFGPQTLHRLPELIDARRRTGRPQVDVSFPEIEKFDHLPPARVEGPSAFVSIMEGCSKYCSYCVVPYTRGEEVSRPFEDVLAEVAGLAEQGVREVTLLGQNVNAYIGKMGDTSERADFALLLEYVAEIPGIERIRYTTSHPKEFTARLIEAYATNRKLVDHLHLPVQHGSDRILMAMKRGYTVLEYKSIIRKLRAIRPDISIATDFIVGFPGETDADFAKTMDLVHEIGYDNSFSFIYSPRPGTPAANLHDDTPHAVKLERLKHLQATIDANMARISEGMVGSVQRILVEGPSRKDPSELHGRTENNRVVNFALPDLPQARRDQLVGQMLDVRIVHAYPHSLRGDVVEQRPDGVTQH from the coding sequence ATGAAAAAAGTCTTCATCAAAACCTTCGGCTGCCAGATGAACGAGTACGACTCGGACAAGATGGCCGACGTTCTCAACGCCGCTGAAGGTCTCGTCCCCACCGACACGCCCGAAGACGCGGACGTGATCCTCTTCAACACCTGCTCGGTGCGCGAGAAGGCGCAGGAGAAAGTGTTCTCCGACCTCGGCCGCGTCAAGGCGCTCAAGGCGCGCAACCCGGACCTCGTGGTCGGCGTGGGCGGCTGCGTGGCGAGCCAGGAAGGCGCCTCCATCGTGGCGCGCGCGCCCTACGTCGACGTGGTCTTCGGCCCGCAGACGCTGCACCGCCTGCCGGAGCTGATCGACGCGCGCCGCCGCACGGGCCGCCCGCAGGTGGACGTGTCCTTCCCCGAGATCGAGAAGTTCGACCACCTGCCGCCCGCGCGCGTGGAAGGCCCAAGCGCGTTCGTCTCGATCATGGAGGGCTGCTCGAAATACTGCAGCTACTGCGTGGTGCCTTACACGCGCGGCGAAGAGGTGTCGCGCCCGTTCGAGGATGTGCTGGCCGAGGTGGCCGGCCTGGCCGAGCAGGGCGTGCGCGAAGTCACGCTGCTGGGCCAGAACGTCAACGCCTACATCGGCAAGATGGGCGACACCAGCGAGCGTGCGGACTTTGCCCTGCTGCTCGAATACGTGGCCGAGATTCCCGGCATCGAGCGCATCCGCTACACCACCAGCCACCCGAAGGAATTCACCGCGCGCCTGATCGAGGCCTACGCCACCAACCGCAAGCTGGTCGACCACCTGCACCTGCCCGTGCAGCACGGCTCCGACCGCATCCTGATGGCGATGAAGCGCGGCTACACGGTGCTCGAGTACAAGAGCATCATCCGCAAGCTCCGCGCGATCCGGCCGGACATCTCGATCGCCACCGACTTCATCGTCGGCTTCCCCGGCGAGACCGATGCGGACTTCGCCAAGACCATGGACCTCGTCCACGAGATCGGCTATGACAACTCGTTCAGCTTCATCTACAGCCCGCGCCCCGGCACGCCGGCCGCCAATCTGCACGACGACACGCCGCACGCCGTCAAGCTCGAGCGCCTGAAGCACCTGCAGGCGACCATCGACGCCAACATGGCGCGCATCAGCGAAGGCATGGTCGGCAGCGTGCAGCGCATCCTGGTCGAAGGCCCGTCGCGCAAGGACCCGAGCGAGCTGCACGGCCGCACCGAGAACAACCGCGTGGTCAACTTCGCCCTGCCCGATCTACCGCAGGCGCGCCGCGACCAGCTGGTCGGCCAGATGCTGGACGTGCGCATCGTGCATGCGTATCCGCACTCGCTGCGCGGGGACGTGGTTGAACAGCGCCCGGACGGCGTGACCCAGCACTAG